In the Victivallis sp. Marseille-Q1083 genome, one interval contains:
- the proB gene encoding glutamate 5-kinase: MAQKELECRRQVLAECRQVVVKVGTRLLTDQSRIPKLIAGIAALREKGYQVLLVSSGAVGIGMQQLGLAKRPRKLSEVQALAAIGQEKLMSLYDQACQPFGFKSAQLLLTAADLRARERHLNVLNCIKALWAHRVLPIVNENDSVSVDELRFGDNDILAGMLSTMTGSQLTIILTTEVGLRQRNADGALGERISLVGRIDDTMRASATGTDNATFSIGGMTSKLRAAAMVTAAGDYLWIADGRRDDMLQRMIAGEDVGTLFVPRHSKLQARKRFIRFFAKCAGAVTVDDGAAAAVVDRGRSLLPSGVVSVSGKFRRGDTVEVLDRQGRVLGRGLVNFASEECALIIGKHGVEIPKILQRDADEELIHRDNLSIAEN; this comes from the coding sequence ATGGCTCAGAAGGAATTGGAGTGCCGCCGGCAGGTGTTGGCCGAGTGCCGCCAGGTGGTGGTCAAAGTCGGGACCCGGTTGTTGACTGACCAGAGCCGGATTCCGAAATTGATTGCCGGGATTGCGGCGCTGCGGGAAAAAGGGTATCAGGTACTGCTGGTCAGCTCCGGTGCGGTCGGAATCGGCATGCAGCAACTGGGGCTGGCGAAGCGGCCGCGGAAATTGTCGGAAGTGCAGGCGCTGGCGGCGATCGGGCAGGAGAAATTGATGTCGCTGTACGATCAGGCTTGTCAGCCGTTCGGATTCAAGTCGGCGCAACTGCTGTTGACCGCGGCCGATTTGCGTGCCCGTGAACGGCATTTGAACGTACTGAACTGCATCAAGGCATTGTGGGCGCATCGGGTATTGCCGATCGTCAATGAGAACGACTCGGTGTCGGTCGACGAATTGCGGTTCGGCGACAATGACATTCTGGCCGGGATGCTTTCGACGATGACTGGTTCGCAGTTGACGATCATCCTGACGACCGAAGTGGGGCTGCGGCAGCGGAATGCCGACGGGGCGCTGGGGGAACGCATTTCGCTGGTCGGCAGGATCGACGATACGATGCGGGCTTCGGCGACCGGTACCGACAATGCCACGTTTTCGATCGGCGGCATGACCTCCAAGCTGCGGGCGGCGGCGATGGTGACGGCGGCCGGCGACTATCTCTGGATTGCCGACGGCCGCAGGGACGACATGCTGCAGCGGATGATTGCCGGCGAGGATGTCGGCACTTTGTTCGTGCCGCGCCATTCCAAATTGCAGGCCCGCAAACGGTTCATCCGCTTTTTTGCCAAATGCGCCGGCGCGGTGACCGTCGACGACGGGGCGGCGGCGGCGGTCGTCGACCGGGGCCGCAGCCTGTTGCCGTCCGGGGTGGTGTCGGTCAGCGGTAAATTCCGGCGCGGCGACACCGTGGAAGTGCTCGACCGGCAAGGCCGGGTGCTCGGCCGGGGATTGGTGAATTTCGCCAGCGAGGAGTGTGCCTTGATCATCGGCAAACACGGTGTGGAAATCCCGAAAATCCTGCAGCGCGATGCCGATGAGGAACTGATCCACCGCGACAATCTGTCGATCGCGGAAAATTGA
- a CDS encoding serine/threonine-protein kinase — MLYRCSFCRRQSDSTSPEFSTGRCPHCGEELAGEFSGGRIGEFTVLAELGRGNNGVVYLARQQILNREVALKILPPERFEEPATRQAFFRESKVTAKLSHPNIVQAWAAGVTEHGYGFFAMELVAGKSLDDWLLAFGALTYAEALKIGARISDALAYAWEKYGMTHGDIKPGNIIIRQSDKCPKLADLGLAKFANEPYQDEVMATPLYAPPEVINFDFEHMGYKSDIYSFGATLYELFAGEAPFPSDDQQWVLDQHRFTVPEPLKERGCFDPQLSDFIASMLAKNPDDRPEWRDIADFLQQLERRLPHAQPAVTSAF, encoded by the coding sequence ATGCTTTACCGTTGCAGCTTTTGCCGCCGGCAGTCCGACAGCACCTCACCGGAATTCTCCACCGGGCGCTGTCCGCACTGCGGCGAGGAACTGGCCGGAGAATTTTCCGGCGGCCGGATCGGCGAATTCACCGTGCTGGCCGAGCTCGGCCGCGGCAACAACGGCGTGGTTTACCTGGCCCGTCAGCAAATTTTGAACCGTGAGGTGGCGTTGAAAATCCTGCCGCCGGAACGTTTCGAGGAGCCGGCAACCCGGCAGGCATTTTTCCGGGAGAGCAAGGTGACCGCCAAATTGAGCCACCCGAACATCGTCCAGGCCTGGGCCGCCGGCGTCACCGAACACGGCTACGGCTTTTTTGCGATGGAACTGGTCGCCGGTAAATCGCTCGACGATTGGCTGCTGGCATTCGGCGCCCTGACTTATGCCGAAGCGCTGAAAATCGGCGCCCGCATTTCCGATGCGCTGGCCTACGCCTGGGAAAAATACGGCATGACCCACGGCGACATCAAACCCGGCAATATCATCATCCGCCAGAGCGACAAATGTCCCAAACTGGCCGACCTGGGGCTGGCCAAATTCGCCAACGAGCCTTATCAGGATGAGGTGATGGCCACGCCGCTGTATGCGCCGCCGGAAGTGATTAATTTCGATTTTGAACATATGGGCTATAAAAGCGATATCTACAGTTTCGGCGCCACGCTGTATGAATTGTTTGCCGGTGAAGCCCCCTTCCCGAGCGATGACCAGCAATGGGTGCTCGACCAGCATCGCTTCACGGTTCCGGAACCGCTGAAGGAGCGCGGCTGTTTCGACCCGCAGCTTTCCGATTTTATCGCCAGCATGCTGGCCAAAAATCCGGACGACCGGCCGGAATGGCGCGACATCGCCGACTTCCTGCAGCAATTGGAACGGCGGCTGCCGCACGCTCAACCGGCCGTCACCTCCGCGTTCTGA
- the rbr gene encoding rubrerythrin, translating to MKSVKGTETEKNLLKAFAGESQARNRYTYFASRAAKDGYMQIADIFTETANQEKEHAERFFKFLEGGDLEITASYPAGALRSTLENLQEAAAGEYDEWHNLYPAFADKAREEGFEAIASVWDHVCVAERQHERRYRALLANIENDTVFRKPEKVVWRCRNCGYLHEGTEAPETCPACAHPKAYFEILAENW from the coding sequence ATGAAATCGGTCAAGGGAACTGAAACGGAAAAAAATTTGCTGAAGGCGTTTGCCGGTGAATCGCAGGCGCGCAACCGCTACACCTATTTCGCCAGCCGGGCGGCCAAGGACGGGTACATGCAGATTGCCGATATTTTCACCGAGACGGCCAATCAGGAAAAAGAGCACGCCGAGCGTTTCTTCAAATTCCTGGAGGGCGGCGATCTGGAAATAACCGCTTCCTATCCGGCCGGCGCGCTGCGTTCGACGCTGGAAAATTTGCAGGAAGCGGCGGCCGGCGAATACGATGAATGGCACAATCTTTATCCGGCGTTTGCCGACAAGGCCCGCGAGGAAGGCTTTGAGGCGATCGCCTCGGTCTGGGATCATGTCTGTGTCGCCGAGCGGCAGCATGAACGGCGTTATCGCGCACTGTTGGCGAATATCGAAAACGACACCGTGTTCAGGAAGCCGGAAAAGGTGGTATGGCGCTGCCGCAACTGCGGCTATCTGCATGAAGGCACCGAAGCGCCGGAAACCTGTCCGGCCTGCGCCCATCCGAAAGCCTATTTCGAAATCCTGGCGGAAAACTGGTAA